Sequence from the Argopecten irradians isolate NY chromosome 12, Ai_NY, whole genome shotgun sequence genome:
ttacaaaccaggtgagcgatacaggccctctgggcctcttgtttgtaacTAAGTTTACATGCTTATCATTATACAATAATGAGATACAAAGACATAGTAGCCATGCTGGGCCCaacaggggaaatagaggtaaatcctataaatcgctacttgtcctagagttctgcatggattgtaaccaaatttggccacaaacatccttaggggaaggggaacagaacttgtataaattttggctctgaccccctgggggcaggaggggcggggcccaataggggaatttgaggtaaatcctataaatcgctacttgtcctagagttctgcatggattgtaaccaaatttggccacaaacatccttaggggaaggggaacagaacttgtataaatattggctctgaccccctgggggcaggaggggcggggcccaataggggaatttgaggtaaatattaaaattccttcagaaaagaaatgaTGAAgctgtattcaaattattacttggtattacaaaccaggtgagcgatacaggccctctgggcctcttgttcctaACTAAGTTTATATGCTAGTCATTATACAATAATGAGTTACAAAGACATAGTAGCCATGCTAACTCTCCTTTGTTAATTATACGTATATTAGTACTGACAGGTGTTACAAAACTGTTGCTTGGTGTAATCTATTACCTCACTGATTAACACTTATACGTTCTGATGGAATAGAGTAAACATGTCTGATGTACATGGGAGATATAGGATGTACTGAAAATCTGGATTCTGAGATAGACTTTGATGTAAAATTACCCTGTATCCATCGGGTTCATTTTGAGGTTGGGTCTCTCCTTATGGTAGTAGCTGGTAGCTACTTCAGAAAATATAATGGAAAATTACTTACCTATATCCATAGCATTACCATGCAGGGTTACATATTTAAACAAATCTAATTTGAAATATGACTCTGTTTCATTATATAGTATGAGAATGTTGTAAAGCAaatagttttatcatttttcagtGTTCAATGTTGGCGAGTACAGGCGAGCTGCCACAGATAAATACAGAAGTCATGATTTCTTTAGGGCTGACAACAAGGAGGCCCTAGAAATACGACAGTAAGTGTAAATGCGACATTTCACCAACTGACACATAAGATACTCTATACATCATGAGTTTTATTACATTAAGTCAGATAATTGGAAATTTGATATGAAGTGAAGCATTGCCTCACCTCACACTGACTAATTAACCTTGTTTACTTTGGTCCTATGGTCACTAGCCATACATGTTAAAACCTGCAACATATTAAGGAATTTAGGAGTCTATCATTCCTCTGACGTGATACTTGGTAATTCCTAAATGTAATGCAGGTTTTTAACATGCATTTAATCCAGTTATGATAACCATTTTGGCTAGTGACCATAAGACACTAAAGTAAATGTAGTCAGTGTCAGGTGAGGCAATGCTTCACTTCATATTAAATTTCCAATTATGTGATTTAATGTTATAAAACTCATGATGTGTAGAGTGTCTTATATTTCCGTTGCTGGAATGTCGTGGGTGGATGAGTTGTATTAAATACATTAAGAAATTTGTATTGGTATTCAGTAGAGCATGTCTTGTTAATTGTTGTTACTGAACCTTAACATGAAACACTGGTCGGAAAAGTATCAATAAATCTATTATTTCCCTAGCTGATCACGATACCTACTATTATTTACAAGTAGAAAGAACATTAATTAGTGAGGAGTACTTAGTGCTGGTATGCAGTGGCtgagtagttaagatgtccctacatattacatgaccctggctgttaataggacgttaacacCAAACCAAACATTCTGCAGACCCAAATATGAACCACTCGTCACTGGTCTGTCAAGTATCAATAAAACCAATATATTTCCTagcatgtttgtttttatgttctattatattaattaacagccagggttatttaaggtCATACAAGGATTAGATAGTGGGGGAAAGCTGGAGAACTAGGAAAAAATCATCAGCCAGGGGTTAGTGTATATGGGAATTGAACTCTTGACCCAGCTTGTAGTACCAATATGTCAGAGCATCTTAACCACTCTATAACGGCCCTATTCAGTGATAAATCTACGTGCGCATTCTAAGTCctggactcacagaattttaaaaggacccatgagATTTCTGGAaatgggtatctataacactgtgggacccattgttttcacaaaaaacattgaaaagGACCCACAAAAAACaatcgtagattgaacactgCCTATTTCCTAGCTTCCTGAATAGAGGTCAATTGTGTAGGAATGTAAATGATTGTATTATACTGATAAAGTACTTTAAATATAATAGTGTTGTGTTTATGAGACATATACATGCTACCTTGGTCAATACTAGccacaatatacatatgtatataaataagtgTACAATTCATAtccatgtatgtatatacaatacaatcCAGGAATTCAGATAATCTATGTATATAAAGCTAATAGTAacaatttccacagtgatcatgATTGCATATCCTACCGATTATCACTTTGTCCCGCATTTGATTCCTGGTGGAGGCAGTGATTACCCGGTAAAATtctatattgaaatataatgaaattatgaaGTGTTTGacattaatgttatattttacagaaaatgtGCCTTAATGGCCATGGATGATGCAACAAAATTCCTGAGGAATGGAGGAGAAGTAGcggtatgtatgatatatatggtgCAGATCATTATCTCGTTACTTATGCTGTATTGcaaaatgttcattaatgtaTAGTAGTCAAATGACATATCTAAgaacaattgataaaaaataaaccatGAAATTTAACCTCTGTGAATATGCTCCATAAAGGAAACTGTGAAATATTGACCTTGTAAGTTCAAAGCCCTATACAGTATCCTATACATCTAAGTAGATAATTAAATTCTCCAAGAATCAgacatattttcaatttctttgcTCCAGAAACTTCATTTGATACCTTTGACATCAGTaggatataaaacaaatataaatataaactcaAAGTCTGAATTGAAATGTATCCAGATTGTTTTAGAACAGGGAAAATTACACATTccaatacacattcctgttgTGTGCCCTGTTCAGGAATCAAACCTAGGGCTCCGTTATAGTTATAAACTGTATATTTTTAATGGTTTTGTCTATAACAAAAGAGTTTTAAACACTATAAATAGCATTAAatgaatatacattttatgGCATAAGTTTACCACAAAACATGCTGTGAAAATTGGAAGAGGGAAAAAGATGAGTTCTGTAGCCAAATATTTTCATGGGATATGGGAAGTTGCCACTTTTGTTATTTGTTAATTCCTGGTACAGATAGTAAAGCATATCTCCCTATCATTAACTTCACATCCCTAGTATGATTGTTATGGAGAACTGTCAACATTTAAATCTTACCAGGATATGAAGGGTATTAGAATTGTACTGGGTGGTCCAGTCTTGTTTCTATATCATATCATGTAAGGATTTATCAGTAAGAATCAGAATACAATCAGAATCACAAGTCCATGAACCTCTTGTCTTATCTTTCAGGTTCTAGACGCCACAAACACGACGAGATATAGGAGGAAACTGCTTGTAGATATGATACATCgtgaaaataaattcaaattgtTCTTTGTGGAATCTATATGTGAAGACCCCGTCATTATAGAAGCTAATATATTAGTAAGTATCTGCCAAGATTTGTATTGAGACAGGTTTACTGTAATCTGTGTTCATCTGACCTCCCTCAGTTTTActcttgaaattgaaaattttcaatGCTTTATATTACTATTTTCAAAATATGGTGTTATCTTAAACACTTCAAaagtacatgcatgtatgtatcTCAATGGTTTTCTCAGACTCAACTTACAATAACCAAACTGTTATTATGAAtgaattatatttgttatattttaatgttctaACCAATtcagttttatatttattagaTTGTCCCATCATTGCTATACActataaatttgataaataattatCCCATTTTTGTGGATGTACAGGAAGTAAAAGTGTGTAGCCCAGACTATGACGGGATGGACCAGACCGAGGCCATTGCTGACTTCCTACAGAGGATACAACATTATAACGAGACATACGAACCCCTGTGTCACAAACACGACAAGGATCTATCATTTATACAGATATTTAATCAAGGCGAGCGCTTCCATGTCAACAAACTAGCAGGTACAGTGTCGTTGTATGAAGCAGATAAGAAGGATACAAAATCGATTAAGATACATACCAATTATaagaaattttacaaaaatatccGTTGATTTGTATGTAGATAATAAATGTGTTGTTCAAACCCTCTCTGCAgttaaagggagacaactaggTATTTTAGCCTTAATTGAAAGGCATAGTTTTTCCTTATgagattttattgatatgaattctttttataatgttaattGGTTATAACTCAATAAAGCCAGTAATGTTTAGGAAACtgacattattatttatttcagattaatcaaattcaattttattttgatttcaggACATCTACAAAGTAGAGTGGTTTACTACCTTATGAATATTCATGTGCTTCCCAGAACTATATATCTAACTCGGGTATGTAAAACCatctcatgaatattcatatgTTTCCCAGAACTATATATGTCTACTGTATTTTCCGGATTATAAGCCGctacttttttttctgaaaattggATGTGCGACCTATATTCTTGTGCGACTTATTCGTGGACAAAAACTAAAATCAGACAATGTTTTGAACAAAAGGAAGCCGCATTTCACATGTAATTTGGGTCAGTTATGTATGATGAGTCTTTAATCATATGTTAGTTGCTACTCTAATGGCCAAACTGTTAACTTGATTTATCAAAAAATTGCATGCATATGGAATAGCCAATGGTATGTAGATATGGAGTAATTAAACCCAAGTTGTCTTCTGGACACTCACTTTCTGTTTAGAGTGCTTCGGACATTAGCACCATTTCTGGTGATTCATGGAGTGTTGGTTTTAAATTAGAATTATATCTATAAGAGCCATTATGTTCTACTGACTGCCCGAAAGAGTTATCTCGGTAGGGAATGGGACTGTCTGATAGAATCCAGTTTTCTACTTATCTtacttatgtatatatttactggtAAATATTATTATCTGTAGACTAAATAGATGGCTTTGATGTTTCGTATAATTACTGTGAACTTGAAGATTGTAAtgtgaaatttgattttgtatttACAGCATGGAGAGAGTATGATGAACCTGGGTGGCAGGATAGGTGGGGACAGTGACTTGTCTGAGCGCGGTGAAGAGGTGAGATATACAAACTTTTATGTTCATGTCTGATCTCAGTGAATAGGATATAACTTAATTTTATGAATTAAGATGAAGTTTCTTGAAATAGGAATGATATagattcattttgaaatataaaatagtaaCAGTTTATAACTGAAGCTCTGGTTAAATTTAAAGCTTCACTTTCTTTGTGTTTCGGTGTACTGAAACTCTAGCTAATTTACAACTTTTACTCTCTATACTCAGTACACTGAAGCTCTAGCTAATTTATAACCTTACTCTCTATACTCAGTACACTGAAGCTCTAGCTAATATATAACCTTACTCTCTATACTCAGTATATTGAAGCTCTAGCTAATTTATAACCTTACTCTCTATGCTCAGTACACTGAAGCTCTAGCTAATATATAACCTTACTCTCTATGCTCAGTACACTGAAGCTCTAGCTAATATATAACCTTACTCTCTATGCTCAGTACACTGAAGCTCTAGCTAATATATAACCTTACTCTCTATACTCAGTACACTGAAGCTCTGGCTAATTTACAACCTTACTCTCTATACTCAGTACACTGAAGCTCTGGCTAATTTACAACCTTACTCTCTATACTCAGTATACTGAAGCTCTAGCTAATCTATAACCTTACTCTCTATACTCAGTATACTGAAGCTCTAGCTAATTTATAACCTTACTCTCTATGCTCAGTACACTGAAGCTCTAGCTAATTTATAACCTTACTCTCTATACTCAGTATACTGAAGCTCTAGCTAATTTATAACCTTACTCTCTATACTCAGTACACTGAAGCTCTAGGTAATTTATAACTTAACACTCTGTACTCAGTACATTGAAGCTCTAGCTAATTTATAACCTTACTCTCTATACTCAGTACACTGAAGCTCTAGCTAATTTATAACCTTACTCTCTATACTCAGTACACTGAAGCTCTGGCTAATTTATAACCTTACTCTCTATACTCAGTACACTGAAGCTCTGGCTAATTTATAACCTTACTCTCTATACTCAGTACACTGAAGCTCTGGCTAATTTATAACCTTAATCTCTATACTCAGTATACTGAAGCTCTAGCTAATTTATAACCTTACTCTCTATACTCAGTACACTGAAGCTCTAGCTAATTTATAACCTTACTCTCTATACTCAGTACACTGAAGCTCTAGCTAATTTATAACCTTACTCTCTATACTCAGTACACTGAAGCTCTAGCTAATTTATAACTTAACACTCTGTACTCAGTACATTGAAGCTCTAGCTAATTTACAACTTTACTCTCTATACTCAGTACACTGAAGCTCTAGCTAATCTATAACCTTACTCTCTATACTCAGTATACTGAAGCTCTAGCTAATCTATAACCTTACTCTCTATACTCAGTATACTGAAGCTCTAGCTAATTTATAACCTTACTCTCTATACTCAGTACACTGAAGCTCTAGCTAATTTATAACCTTACTCTCTATACTCAGTACACTGAAGCTCTAGCTAATTTATAACCTTACTCTCTATACTCAGTACACTGAAGCTCTAGCTAATTTATAACCTTACTCTCTATACTCAGTATACTGAAGCTCTAGCTAATTTATAACCTTACTCTCTATACTCAGTACACTGAAGCTCTAGCTAATTTATAACCTTACTCTCTATACTCAGTATACTGAGCTCTAGCTAATATATAACCTTACTCTCTATACTCAGTATATTGAAGCTCTGGCTAATTTATAACCTTACTCTCTATGCTCAGTACACTGAAGCTCTAGCTAATATATAACCTTACTCTCTATACTCAGTACACTGAAGCTCTAGCTAATATATAACCTTACTCTCTATGCTCAGTACACTGAAGCTCTAGCTAATTTATAACCTTACTCTCTATACTCAGTATACTGAAGCTCTAGCTAATATATAACCTTACTCTCTATACTCAGTATATTGAAGCCTCTGGCTAATTGATAACCTTAATCTCTATAATCAGTATACTGAAGCTCTAGCTAATTTATAACCTTACTCTCTATACTCAGTACACTGAAGCTGTAGCTAATTTATAACCTTACTCTCTATGCTCAGTACACTGAAGCTCTAGCTAATTTATAACCTTACTCTCTATACTCAGTACACTGAAGCTCTGGCTAATTTATAACCTTACTCTCTATACTCAGTACACTGAAGCTCTGGCTAATTTATAACCTTACTCTCTATACTCAGTACACTGAAGCTCTAGCTAATATATAACCTTACTCTCTATACTCAGTATACTGAAGCTCTGGCTAATTTATAACCTTACTCTCTATACTCAGTACACTGAAGCTCTGGCTAATTTATAACCTTACTCTCTATACTCAGTACACTGAAGCTCTGGCTAATTTATAACCTTACTCTCTATACTCAGTACACTGAAGCTCTAGCTAATTTATAACCTTACTCTCTATACTCAGTACACTGAAGCTCTAGCTAATTTATAACCTTACTCTCTATACTCAGTACACTGAAGCTCTAGCTAATTTATAACTTAACACTCTGTACTCAGTACATTGAAGCTCTAGCTAATTTACAACTTTACTCTCTATACTCAGTACACTGAAGCTCTAGCTAATTTATAACCTTACTCTCTATACTCAGTACACTGAAGCTCTAGCTAATTTATAACCTTACTCTCTATACTCAGTATACTGAAGCTCTAGCTAATTTATAACCTTACTCTCTATGCTCAGTACACTGAAGCTCTAGCTAATATATAACCTTACTCTCTATACTCAGTATACTGAAGCTCTGGCTAATTTATAACCTTACTCTCTATACTCAGTATACTGAAGCTCTAGCTAATTTATAACCTTACTCTCTATACTCAGTACACTGAAGCTCTAGCTAATTTATAACCTTACTCTCTATACTCAGTACACTGAAGCTCTAGCTAATTTATAACCTTACTCTCTATGCTCAGTACACTGAAGCTCTAGCTAATTTATAACCTTACTCTCTATACTCAGTACACTGAAGCTCTAGGTAATTTATACTTAACTTAACACTCTGTACTCAGTACATTGAAGCTCTAGCTAATTTACAACTTTACACTCTATACTCAGTACACTGAAGCTCTAGCTAATTTATAACCTTACTCTCTATACTCAGTACACTGAAGCTCTGGCTAATTTATAACCTTACTCTCTATACTCAGTACACTGAAGCTCTGGCTAATTTATAACCTTACTCTCTATACTCAGTACACTGAAGCTCTGGCTAATTGATAACCTTAATCTCTATACTCAGTATACTGAAGCTCTAGCTAATATATAACCTTACTCTCTATACTCAGTACACTGAAGCTCTAGCTAATTTATAACCTTACTCTCTATACTCAGTACACTGAAGCTCTAGCTAATTTATAACCTTACTCTCTATACTCAGTACACTGAAGCTCTAGCTAATTTATAACCTTACTCTCTATACTCAGTACACTGAAGCTGTAGCTAATTTATAACCTTACTCTCTATACTCAGTACACTGAAGCTCTAGCTAATTTATAACCTTACTCTCTATACTCAGTACACTGAAGCTCTAGCTAATATATAACCTTACTCTCTATACTCAGTACACTGAAGCTCTAGCTAATTTATAACCTTACTCTCTATACTCAGTACACTGAAGCTGTAGCTAATTTATAACCTTACTCTCTATGCTCAGTACACTGAAGCTCTAGCTAATTTATAACCTTACTCTCTATACTCAGTATACTGAAGCTCTAGCTAATCTATAACCTTACTCTCTATACTCAGTATACTGAAGCTCTGGCTAATTTATAACCTTACTCTCTATGCTCAGTATACTGAAAGCTCTAGCTAATATATAACCTTACTCTCTATACTCAGTATACTGAAGCTCTAGCTAATATATAACCTTACTCTCTATACTCAGTATACTGAAGCTCTAGCTAATTTATAACCTTACTCTCTATACTCAGTACACTGAAGCTCTGGCTAATTTATAACCTTACTCTCTATACTCAGTATATTGAAGCTCTAGCTAATTTATAACCTTACTCTCTATACTCAGTACACTGAAGCTCTAGCTAATTTATAACCTTACTCTCTATACTCAGTATACTGAAGCTCTAGCTAATTTATAACCTTACTCTCTATACTCAGTACACTGAAGCTCTAGCTAATTTATAACCTTACTCTCTATACTCAGTATACTGAAGCTCTAGCTAATTTATAACCTTACTCTCTATACTCAGTATGCTGAAGCTCTGGCTAAGTATGTGGAGGAGGAGAAAATTCCCAATCTTAAAGTCTGGACCAGTGAACTGAAGCGTACCAAACAGACGGGAAAGTTCCTCACAGCCCCTATAGAGCACTGGAAGGCTCTAAATGAAATAGATGCTGTAAGTAACTCACACAGTAACCTTAGTACACTATGTATGAAAGTGGAACATACAATGAACATACAACTATCTGAACACATGCCCAGCCAGCCAAAACCGTCCAGATTGTGAATTTTCCACAATGCTAAATTTCATTTACTTAGCCATAATTAAAATTGTTCCCTGATAATTCCGTTTGGTGATCTTTCTCACATCATTATTTATGCTCAACTcattcgccccgaaaagacttTTAAATCATAGACTAgaccagttcattatgaaatttcagtgGTGAATGAGTTACGGTTACACCATTTAatgagaaataaataaaatatagagaGTATTGATCCAGTACAAAAATACAACTTTCTTCAACTCTGAGCTTCAGTGAAGTTTCTGGTTTCTTGTTTTCCAGGGTATCTGTGAGGGGATGACATATGAGGAAATCCAGGAGAAATACCCTGAGGAATTCGCCATGAGAGACCAGGACAAATTCCATTACCGATATCCCAGCGGAGAGGTGAGATGGTGTGGATTAATCCTGTTCATATTATTGAtctattgatttaaaaaattttAGCCCACCATTTTCCTTTATAAATAAGTTACCTTATTCATATATGTTGATTTTAGTTGTTCATTTTCTAGATAATGATAGTTGTCTTTCATTCCTTTATGTGTGACATCCTTTGAGAATGTATCCATCTTATTCAGTGGAATTGATAGGATTCAAGACAAGGTCAAATAAACTATTTCTATGGTTACACAGTTTTCAGACATTGACAGCCAGCTGTAAAGATGATATATTAAATAACTGACATGATTTAGCATACTAATGTTATGTTCCAGTCGTATCAAGACCTCGTGGCCAGACTAGAACCTGTGATAATGGTAAGTATATCTATAAAGTGTTTTTGGAGGAAGTTGGGTCTCCTGGGTAACAGTTCTAGTTTCTTTTGCAGTCTTTGATTCATGCGTATTACAGAGTACAAAATAAATGGCATTCTGTATATGTTTTGATAGTTGTTAATTTATTGCAAATCTAATATTCATGAACTAATCAAGCTACTGTGATCACAACCTCAGTCATTATTGACATTTGACTGAGGCCATTTTCGTTTATGGTCTAACTGCTAACCtagttgtttgtttttcatttaatgACAGAcctgatgattttatattgttttcagacaagCCTTGACAATTAAAGCCCCACATAGGCTTGTATAAAAATCTGCAGGTCATTCAGTATTTATACTTGAATAAATTACTTAATAAAATGCTCCAACCGCCTAAGACTAGTTTTGGATGTCTAGTTCTAACTATGTTAGATGATATGATCCAAGCTCTCGTAACTGTTACAGGAGCTAGAACGCCAGGAGAATGTGTTGGTGATTTGTCACCAGGCTGTGGCGCGCTGTCTGCTGGCTTACTTCCAGGATAAAACATCAGGTAGGTGATGCCAGTATATAACACCTGAGGGAGAGAACTAAACAGACACCATGCCTCACAACTTATAAGCCACTGACATCTTAATCTGAAAGCATGAAGCAAGCTTATCCATTATCCTCTATTTCTTTGTCTTTAGACGATACAAAAGCTACTGTAATCCAACTTATGTTCTCATGTGATTTTATTCACATATTTCGCAAATCAATTTAGATATCCAAAAAATTGTTTGCCGTG
This genomic interval carries:
- the LOC138304868 gene encoding 6-phosphofructo-2-kinase/fructose-2,6-bisphosphatase-like isoform X3, which gives rise to MCTSFIIMSQNTSVSRPNKASCPHVVKAPIVIAMVGLPARGKTYMSKKLTRYLNWIGIRTRVFNVGEYRRAATDKYRSHDFFRADNKEALEIRQKCALMAMDDATKFLRNGGEVAVLDATNTTRYRRKLLVDMIHRENKFKLFFVESICEDPVIIEANILEVKVCSPDYDGMDQTEAIADFLQRIQHYNETYEPLCHKHDKDLSFIQIFNQGERFHVNKLAGHLQSRVVYYLMNIHVLPRTIYLTRHGESMMNLGGRIGGDSDLSERGEEYAEALAKYVEEEKIPNLKVWTSELKRTKQTGKFLTAPIEHWKALNEIDAGICEGMTYEEIQEKYPEEFAMRDQDKFHYRYPSGESYQDLVARLEPVIMELERQENVLVICHQAVARCLLAYFQDKTSADLAYLKVPLHTVIKLTPVAYGCKIEFVALNIDAVNTHRERPQHISGTKNGPIANAILPSCTCSSYVGT
- the LOC138304868 gene encoding 6-phosphofructo-2-kinase/fructose-2,6-bisphosphatase-like isoform X2; the encoded protein is MCVEIKLLPPKITSTGIYYRVLSEDCVSMCSCLNQDYQLVHEHIWGTASCPHVVKAPIVIAMVGLPARGKTYMSKKLTRYLNWIGIRTRVFNVGEYRRAATDKYRSHDFFRADNKEALEIRQKCALMAMDDATKFLRNGGEVAVLDATNTTRYRRKLLVDMIHRENKFKLFFVESICEDPVIIEANILEVKVCSPDYDGMDQTEAIADFLQRIQHYNETYEPLCHKHDKDLSFIQIFNQGERFHVNKLAGHLQSRVVYYLMNIHVLPRTIYLTRHGESMMNLGGRIGGDSDLSERGEEYAEALAKYVEEEKIPNLKVWTSELKRTKQTGKFLTAPIEHWKALNEIDAGICEGMTYEEIQEKYPEEFAMRDQDKFHYRYPSGESYQDLVARLEPVIMELERQENVLVICHQAVARCLLAYFQDKTSADLAYLKVPLHTVIKLTPVAYGCKIEFVALNIDAVNTHRERPQCTLPQRSRDEALQTVPAHF
- the LOC138304868 gene encoding 6-phosphofructo-2-kinase/fructose-2,6-bisphosphatase-like isoform X1, giving the protein MCVEIKLLPPKITSTGIYYRVLSEDCVSMCSCLNQDYQLVHEHIWGTASCPHVVKAPIVIAMVGLPARGKTYMSKKLTRYLNWIGIRTRVFNVGEYRRAATDKYRSHDFFRADNKEALEIRQKCALMAMDDATKFLRNGGEVAVLDATNTTRYRRKLLVDMIHRENKFKLFFVESICEDPVIIEANILEVKVCSPDYDGMDQTEAIADFLQRIQHYNETYEPLCHKHDKDLSFIQIFNQGERFHVNKLAGHLQSRVVYYLMNIHVLPRTIYLTRHGESMMNLGGRIGGDSDLSERGEEYAEALAKYVEEEKIPNLKVWTSELKRTKQTGKFLTAPIEHWKALNEIDAGICEGMTYEEIQEKYPEEFAMRDQDKFHYRYPSGESYQDLVARLEPVIMELERQENVLVICHQAVARCLLAYFQDKTSADLAYLKVPLHTVIKLTPVAYGCKIEFVALNIDAVNTHRERPQHISGTKNGPIANAILPSCTCSSYVGT
- the LOC138304868 gene encoding 6-phosphofructo-2-kinase/fructose-2,6-bisphosphatase-like isoform X5, with the protein product MPVGAYINAFAAASCPHVVKAPIVIAMVGLPARGKTYMSKKLTRYLNWIGIRTRVFNVGEYRRAATDKYRSHDFFRADNKEALEIRQKCALMAMDDATKFLRNGGEVAVLDATNTTRYRRKLLVDMIHRENKFKLFFVESICEDPVIIEANILEVKVCSPDYDGMDQTEAIADFLQRIQHYNETYEPLCHKHDKDLSFIQIFNQGERFHVNKLAGHLQSRVVYYLMNIHVLPRTIYLTRHGESMMNLGGRIGGDSDLSERGEEYAEALAKYVEEEKIPNLKVWTSELKRTKQTGKFLTAPIEHWKALNEIDAGICEGMTYEEIQEKYPEEFAMRDQDKFHYRYPSGESYQDLVARLEPVIMELERQENVLVICHQAVARCLLAYFQDKTSADLAYLKVPLHTVIKLTPVAYGCKIEFVALNIDAVNTHRERPQHISGTKNGPIANAILPSCTCSSYVGT
- the LOC138304868 gene encoding 6-phosphofructo-2-kinase/fructose-2,6-bisphosphatase-like isoform X4, giving the protein MEYHLIRHCGRNLPSQRRTSCPHVVKAPIVIAMVGLPARGKTYMSKKLTRYLNWIGIRTRVFNVGEYRRAATDKYRSHDFFRADNKEALEIRQKCALMAMDDATKFLRNGGEVAVLDATNTTRYRRKLLVDMIHRENKFKLFFVESICEDPVIIEANILEVKVCSPDYDGMDQTEAIADFLQRIQHYNETYEPLCHKHDKDLSFIQIFNQGERFHVNKLAGHLQSRVVYYLMNIHVLPRTIYLTRHGESMMNLGGRIGGDSDLSERGEEYAEALAKYVEEEKIPNLKVWTSELKRTKQTGKFLTAPIEHWKALNEIDAGICEGMTYEEIQEKYPEEFAMRDQDKFHYRYPSGESYQDLVARLEPVIMELERQENVLVICHQAVARCLLAYFQDKTSADLAYLKVPLHTVIKLTPVAYGCKIEFVALNIDAVNTHRERPQHISGTKNGPIANAILPSCTCSSYVGT